One window of the Sciurus carolinensis chromosome 8, mSciCar1.2, whole genome shotgun sequence genome contains the following:
- the Tpst2 gene encoding protein-tyrosine sulfotransferase 2, producing the protein MRLSVRRALLAAGCALALVLAVQLGQQALECRAVLAGRRSPRRAMRREQEDLVMVGADHVQYRYSQAMPLIFVGGVPRSGTTLMRAMLDAHPEVRCGEETRIIPRVLAMRQSWSKSGREKLRLDEAGVTDEVLDAAMQAFILEVIAKHGEPARVLCNKDPFTLKSSVYLSRLFPNSKFLLMVRDGRASVHSMITRKVTIAGFDLSSYRDCLTKWNKAIEVMYAQCLEVGADKCLPVYYEQLVLHPRRSLKLILDFLGIAWSDAVLHHEDLIGKPGGVSLSKIERSTDQVIKPVNLEALSKWTGHIPGDVVRDMARIAPMLARLGYDPYANPPNYGNPDPIVINNTQRVLKGDYKTPANLKGHFQVNQNSTSAHLGSS; encoded by the exons ATGCGCCTGTCGGTGCGCCGGGCGCTGCTGGCGGCGGGCTGCGCGCTCGCCCTGGTGCTGGCGGTCCAGCTGGGCCAGCAGGCGCTGGAGTGCCGCGCGGTGCTGGCGGGTCGGCGCAGCCCCCGGCGGGCCATGAGGCGGGAGCAGGAGGACCTGGTGATGGTGGGCGCCGACCACGTGCAGTACCGCTACAGCCAGGCCATGCCGCTCATCTTCGTGGGCGGCGTGCCCCGCAGCGGCACCACGCTGATGCGCGCCATGCTGGACGCACACCCCGAGGTGCGCTGCGGCGAGGAGACGCGCATCATCCCCCGCGTGCTGGCCATGCGCCAGTCCTGGTCCAAGTCCGGCCGCGAGAAGCTGCGGCTGGATGAGGCGGGCGTGACGGACGAGGTGCTAGACGCCGCCATGCAGGCCTTCATCCTGGAGGTGATCGCCAAGCACGGGGAGCCGGCGCGCGTCCTGTGCAACAAGGACCCCTTCACGCTCAAGTCCTCCGTCTACCTGTCGCGCCTCTTCCCCAACTCCAAGTTCCTGCTCATGGTGCGCGACGGCCGCGCGTCCGTGCACTCCATGATCACGCGCAAGGTCACCATCGCGGGCTTCGACCTCAGCAGCTACCGGGACTGCCTCACCAAGTGGAACAAGGCCATCGAGGTGATGTACGCGCAGTGCCTGGAGGTGGGCGCCGACAAGTGCCTGCCCGTCTACTACGAGCAGCTGGTGCTGCACCCGCGCCGCTCGCTCAAGCTCATCCTGGACTTCCTGGGCATCGCCTGGAGCGACGCGGTGCTGCACCACGAGGACCTCATTGGCAAGCCCGGCGGCGTCTCCCTGTCCAA GATCGAGCGGTCCACGGACCAGGTCATCAAGCCTGTGAACCTGGAGGCGCTCTCCAAGTGGACCGGGCACATCCCCGGGGACGTGGTGAGGGACATGGCCCGGATCGCCCCCATGCTGGCTCGGCTGGGCTACGACCCCTATGCCAACCCCCCCAACTACGGCAACCCCGATCCGATCGTCATCAACAACACGCAGCGG gTCCTGAAAGGGGACTATAAAACACCAGCCAATCTGAAGGGACATTTTCAG